Proteins from a single region of Primulina tabacum isolate GXHZ01 chromosome 5, ASM2559414v2, whole genome shotgun sequence:
- the LOC142545304 gene encoding putative WRKY transcription factor 53, whose translation MESPVNWEYQTLINELTQGMEKAKQLRFYLFTSSPNQAQDLLIQRILSSYEKALLILKWSGSKQQDQVFMTAATSVALESRVSVDGSPRSEGLNKNFGDHNDYVNPSKKRKQQHTWTEQVRVYSDSGLEGPTDDGFSWRKYGQKDILGAKYPRSYYRCTYRQVQDCWATKQVQRSDDDPTVFDITYRGTHTCNHSTNAIPPPASPEKQEMKHGISHSLHQPQQLNQTLSSLKSNLRVHTEDLNNDETSAHFSFPSTFASYDRENHYFPLSDLVDGNHQGTYSGTYSPLFLSPAASESNYFTPGTYNPMKSNWGGTNLQHTEADIAEIMSTHASTTNSPIGGVEFSIVPVGVDPNFPFDTTEFFTHSNFEC comes from the exons ATGGAGAGTCCTGTAAACTGGGAATATCAGACACTTATCAATGAGCTCACTCAAGGAATGGAGAAAGCGAAGCAGCTTCGGTTTTATCTGTTCACGTCGTCTCCGAACCAAGCTCAGGACTTGCTAATTCAGAGGATTTTGTCTTCTTATGAAAAGGCTCTGTTGATTCTGAAATGGAGTGGATCAAAACAGCAAGATCAAGTTTTTATGACAGCGGCAACATCAGTTGCGCTCGAGTCTCGGGTATCGGTTGATGGAAGTCCAAGAAGTGAGGGTTTGAACAAGAATTTCGGGGATCATAATGATTACGTTAATCCCTCAAAGAAAAG AAAGCAGCAGCACACTTGGACCGAACAAGTGAGAGTTTACTCTGACAGTGGACTTGAAGGCCCTACCGATGATGGATTTAGTTGGAGAAAGTATGGGCAAAAGGACATTTTGGGAGCTAAATATCCTAG GAGCTACTATCGATGTACGTACCGTCAGGTTCAAGATTGTTGGGCGACGAAGCAAGTGCAAAGATCTGATGACGATCCGACCGTATTCGATATCACTTACAGAGGGACACACACTTGCAACCACTCCACTAATGCAATCCCACCACCAGCATCACCTGAAAAACAAGAAATGAAACATGGTATTTCTCACAGTCTTCATCAACCACAACAGCTGAATCAGACACTTTCCAGCTTGAAATCTAACCTCAGAGTCCACACTGAGGATTTAAACAATGATGAAACATCGGCCCACTTCTCTTTTCCATCAACATTTGCATCCTATGACAGGGAAAATCACTATTTTCCATTATCTGATCTTGTTGATGGAAACCACCAGGGGACGTATTCAGGAACATACTCGCCACTGTTTTTATCTCCAGCTGCCTCAGAGTCGAATTACTTCACTCCAGGAACTTATAACCCAATGAAGAGCAACTGGGGAGGTACTAATTTGCAGCATACAGAAGCTGATATTGCCGAGATAATGTCAACCCATGCTTCAACAACTAATTCCCCGATTGGAGGTGTGGAGTTTTCGATTGTTCCTGTTGGTGTCGACCCAAACTTCCCATTCGACACCACAGAATTTTTCACACATTCCAACTTTGAATGTTGA